Part of the Xylocopa sonorina isolate GNS202 unplaced genomic scaffold, iyXylSono1_principal scaffold0014, whole genome shotgun sequence genome, ACAATTTCCTACAAACAATAAGTCTTTAACaaataaggtaaactgaagtagaagcttagaaaaatcgcatatatgcgtccatagagctctaagggtTAAACACAGCTAACGTAGCCGCGCGAATCTGTTATGTCAATTGCATGTCCAGCGGCCTTGCAGTCTTCGTTACTGGCTTCGGTTATTAGCTGcggtaacaaaaaaaaaacttatCCGCGAACCGTACAATCACTGCCTGTCGCCGTGTACGTAATTAGTTTTGTTTCGACTTTATTGACAGAGATATTTGCACTGTTTGAACGTGGACTCGAAAGAACGTTCCTGgaacatggtgctggttctcagTTGATAATCGTGATACAGAATTAAACGTCGCGTAAAAAGTAACttcttatatttttatgtttcttataGAAAGCTTAGAAATATAAGCTAAATATAAATCTAGATTTTGTAAAGGAAAATTATCATGTGATGTCTTTGATGgcgcagaaataagtgaataataaatttgaaagacgtagcaaacgagagtctctttttttatagatggcacgaattaattttgaaataatttcctaacgaaaatgtaccttccgaggggcggaagtagatggcagtgaacgagtctgctgagatgtggcagtcgataacgttcctcggaagtagatggcagcgAACGAGTTTGCTGAGGTGTGGCAGTCGATAATGCCACAATTTACGTCGTAGTGACGCCGTATCTTTAAAAACGACTGAATCTTGAACAgcgaacagtttcagcactttccaCAGAAATGGCACCACCAGTCTTCCCGCCATATTTTGTGACGTAATATCGAAAAATGTGAATGCGCATAAAATATTCCTCGTTGCAGCTATTAATTAATTAGCACGCAATTCCTTTTGTCACGTAATGATCGAGGGAGGAGCAGTGAATTCATAGTTAATGTAAATAAGatgttattgaaaaatgattcgttgttCTATTCCCTCCCAGTCATTACTCTCGTGCTTGCAGTGATTGCAACGtatctgtgtaatatttgtatagatTTATACCCATTCTCGTATATCTACTTCTAATGGTTTCCCTGTTCTATGCTTGTTTCTCTAAATATGCGCATTAGTAGAAAGTACAAACGATCTATCCATACAATTGAACGCactcgcaactaatttctacacacgtggtcgcaagcaattcatttatttgtgtttAGTACAGCATTCTAACATTTCTTCGCCTCAGACATTAAAATAGATCATTCCAGGATCGTTGTGGTGGTGATTGAATAATTAAACCGATCATTAAAGATAACAAAACGTTTATTGCAAAAAGTCTTGTTTTATAAATTACCTTATAAATGCACATGATTGTTTAATCAAAGAAATCCTTTCAATCGTTTTGAAGTATCCACCATTTGGAACATAGTCTCGCTATAGAAACGCATTCTATTATCGCTGCAATCCTCGCATTGCCGATTAACTCATTAATTATTATCGTCGTTAATTTATTTACGacatactagcgccatctctcgtgGAACGGCTGAACCCTCAACGGCGAACAGTTTCAGCATTTTCCACAGAGAGGGCGCCACAAGTCTGACAATTATTCTTTATCGTATGAAACTCGATAAAAgtgaataattataaaatattccTTGTAACAGCTGTTATTTGCGTAATATGCAGTTAGTTTTGTCATGTTATTAATgaaggagatgcaatatatttTTGAAATTAATTTAAGCAAGGTGGTGTTATTGAAGATCAATTCATTCTTTTGTTCTTTTGCAAGTAACTGTTAGTCATGTGTTTGCAGTGATTTCAACAAGTCTGTATAAAGTTTGtatattttaaatttaaatgTTTCTACACAGAAAATTAGAAAGATAAAGTATCCCAGAACTTTTCTTCTTGTTTAAATTTTTTTACCTTGGTTAATCAGTCGATCATTTATGCCCTCTGTAGGAAGAAAATTGTAATTCTGATTCTGCCTCTTTGCGTGACAGACGAACGGCAAGATGGTGAGTTTTATATATCGTATTTTTAAATCTCTAATTATTTATGGAATCCTATAGAGGAAACCCTAATAATTCGTGTCAAATTGTACAACTTTTATTCTTTTAGGCGTATGTAAAAGTATTTCAGCAATGTTAGGAGAAAATTGTACAATTACATGTGGTCTGTGTATCATATGTTTTGTTCGTAATATTCTATTTCAAAGTCGTAACGAAATATTGAAGTCTAGTTTTAACTGTTTCTTAGTATTAAACTTTTTATATTTGAACATTATTTTCTGTTGAATATATAAATACCAGTTTCCGAGTAGTTAACGTTAATATATCTGTGTGGAGGTTAAACCGCGTGTTAACCTTGTTGATCTGTATATATCGATCCTTTCTGTTTCAGTCGCTTGTAATTCCGGAGAAATTTCAGCATATTCTTCGTGTCATGGGCACGAATATCGATGGTAATAGGAAAGTCATGTTTGCTATGACAGCGATCAAAGGTGTCGGTCGCCGTTATGCcaacattgttttgaaaaaaGCCGACATTGATTTAGACAAACGTGCTGGAGAATGTTCGGAAGAGGAAGTAAGTATTAaacttttaacaatttgttataCGTAACATATAACATGTTAACTGTTTGTGTTAACAAATATATATGTTTTTTTTGTTGCGAGGTTGAAAAAATTGTCACAATTATGGCTAATCCCAGGCAATACAAAATCCCTGATTGGTTTTTGAACAGACAAAAGGATATTGTGGATGGGAAATATTCGCAGGTACACAAGAGATTGGTTATT contains:
- the LOC143431852 gene encoding small ribosomal subunit protein uS13, with amino-acid sequence MGTNIDGNRKVMFAMTAIKGVGRRYANIVLKKADIDLDKRAGECSEEEVEKIVTIMANPRQYKIPDWFLNRQKDIVDGKYSQLTSSYLDSKLREDLERMKKIRAHRGLRHYWGLRVRGQHTKTTGRRGRTVGVSKKK